In a genomic window of Methylobacter sp. YRD-M1:
- the casB gene encoding type I-E CRISPR-associated protein Cse2/CasB: MSELNTAEKQLQSWHAWLGGNRGDRARLRRAESPEDILLTDAFFHFLEKMDQADPGWSQQTPMLASACIAGALSHVKTDKQTPSWIHNGKDKTDAAKKIASFAEQLATPPEGKNKAPMSELRFQQLQKSPTIDDFYRRIIRAIRLLDGNVNVVSLANDIIHWHQEFNQPFGRHPAKRLAVRWATDYFTALPKNKD, translated from the coding sequence ATGAGCGAATTAAATACAGCGGAAAAACAGTTACAAAGCTGGCACGCATGGCTGGGCGGCAATCGCGGCGATCGCGCGCGTTTGCGCAGGGCGGAAAGTCCGGAGGATATTTTGTTGACCGATGCCTTCTTTCATTTTTTGGAGAAGATGGATCAGGCGGATCCAGGCTGGTCGCAACAGACGCCAATGCTTGCCAGCGCCTGCATTGCCGGAGCGCTTTCGCATGTAAAAACCGACAAACAAACGCCTAGCTGGATACACAACGGCAAAGACAAGACTGATGCGGCCAAAAAGATTGCAAGCTTCGCCGAGCAACTGGCGACGCCGCCGGAAGGCAAAAACAAAGCGCCGATGAGCGAATTGCGCTTTCAGCAGCTGCAAAAAAGTCCGACCATCGACGATTTTTACCGACGCATCATCCGGGCCATTCGCTTGCTGGACGGCAATGTCAATGTCGTCTCGTTAGCCAACGACATCATTCATTGGCACCAGGAATTCAATCAGCCGTTCGGCCGGCATCCGGCCAAACGTCTGGCTGTCCGCTGGGCTACCGATTATTTTACCGCTTTACCTAAAAATAAAGACTAA
- a CDS encoding methanol/ethanol family PQQ-dependent dehydrogenase, whose protein sequence is MTPYRTADIAPVSATRSLALLVILFALVVADTAAQDKRGTQAGPPEGAGVLPIREHYQDLKPHSGAALPAWLTEQEESRWEMPAKNYASTRYSTLDQINTETVKNLRLAWSFSTGQTNGHEAAPVVVDGIMYVITPYPNIVYALDLAKGGALKWKYNPLPQAAAQGVACCDVVNRGLVYADGKILFNTLDTHAVALDAETGRELWKTKLGDINLGETITMAPLVVKDKMLVGNSGGEMGVRGWLKAVDINSGKVAWTAYSTGPDKEVLIGPNFKPFYAKDQGADLGASSWPPDMWRIGGGAVWGWISYDPDLNLIYYGTGNPGPWNPDQRPGDNKWTLTIFARNPDNGQAAWAYQIEAHDLYDYDGVNELILLDLPVNGQMRKTLIRPERNGHIYVMDRATGEVLSAETYTHVNVTQGIDLQTGEPRKVAEKKTGFGKAVYNICPAAPGAKDWQPSAYSAQTGLLYIPHNNLCMDMRGVEANYIAGTPFVGAEVKMHPGPGGHRGEFSAWDPVTAKKLWSIKELFPVWSGTVATAGDVVFYGTMDRWFRAVHARTGEILWQFQVGSGIIGQPVTYLGPDGKQYVAILAGVGGWSGAIVPGELDARDGTAALGFVNAMKDLPKHTNKGGALYVFALP, encoded by the coding sequence ATGACGCCATACCGGACCGCTGACATCGCACCTGTTAGCGCCACAAGATCGCTGGCGCTTCTCGTTATCCTGTTCGCTCTCGTCGTTGCCGATACGGCTGCGCAAGACAAGCGGGGAACGCAAGCCGGACCTCCGGAAGGCGCCGGCGTGCTGCCGATCAGGGAACACTACCAGGACCTCAAACCCCACTCGGGAGCCGCGCTCCCGGCCTGGCTCACCGAACAGGAAGAAAGTCGCTGGGAAATGCCGGCCAAGAACTACGCCAGCACGCGCTACAGCACTCTGGACCAGATCAACACCGAAACTGTCAAAAATCTCCGACTGGCCTGGAGCTTCTCCACCGGACAGACCAACGGCCATGAGGCGGCGCCCGTGGTGGTCGATGGGATCATGTATGTGATCACACCTTATCCGAATATCGTCTATGCTCTGGATCTCGCCAAAGGCGGCGCCCTGAAATGGAAGTACAATCCGCTGCCGCAGGCCGCGGCCCAGGGCGTAGCCTGCTGCGACGTGGTGAACCGGGGGCTGGTCTATGCCGACGGCAAAATCCTGTTCAATACGCTCGATACCCATGCCGTCGCGCTCGATGCCGAAACCGGCCGGGAACTCTGGAAAACCAAGCTCGGCGACATCAATCTGGGCGAAACCATCACCATGGCGCCCCTCGTGGTCAAGGACAAGATGCTGGTGGGCAACAGCGGCGGGGAAATGGGCGTGCGCGGCTGGCTGAAAGCCGTGGACATCAACAGCGGCAAAGTCGCCTGGACCGCCTACAGCACCGGTCCTGACAAAGAGGTCCTGATCGGCCCGAATTTCAAGCCCTTCTATGCCAAGGACCAGGGCGCCGATCTGGGCGCGAGCAGTTGGCCGCCGGATATGTGGCGGATCGGCGGCGGCGCCGTGTGGGGCTGGATCTCCTACGATCCAGACCTCAATCTCATTTACTACGGCACCGGCAACCCTGGCCCCTGGAATCCCGACCAGCGCCCCGGCGACAACAAGTGGACCCTGACCATCTTCGCGCGCAACCCGGACAACGGCCAGGCGGCCTGGGCCTACCAGATCGAAGCCCATGACCTTTACGACTACGACGGCGTCAACGAGCTGATTCTGCTGGACCTACCGGTCAACGGGCAGATGCGCAAAACGCTGATCCGGCCCGAGCGCAACGGCCACATCTACGTGATGGACCGGGCCACGGGCGAGGTGCTGTCCGCCGAGACCTACACCCACGTCAACGTCACCCAAGGCATCGACCTTCAGACGGGCGAGCCGCGGAAAGTGGCCGAAAAGAAGACCGGCTTCGGCAAGGCGGTCTATAACATCTGTCCGGCCGCGCCCGGTGCCAAGGACTGGCAGCCTTCCGCCTATTCGGCCCAGACCGGGCTGCTCTACATCCCGCACAACAATCTGTGCATGGACATGCGCGGCGTCGAGGCCAACTATATTGCCGGCACGCCGTTCGTCGGCGCCGAAGTGAAGATGCACCCCGGCCCCGGCGGCCATCGCGGCGAATTCTCGGCCTGGGACCCGGTAACAGCCAAAAAGCTGTGGAGCATCAAGGAGTTGTTCCCGGTCTGGAGCGGCACGGTGGCCACGGCCGGCGACGTGGTGTTCTACGGCACTATGGATCGCTGGTTCAGGGCGGTCCATGCCCGCACCGGCGAAATTCTCTGGCAGTTCCAGGTGGGCTCCGGCATCATCGGCCAGCCCGTCACCTATCTGGGCCCGGACGGCAAACAGTACGTCGCCATTCTCGCCGGGGTCGGCGGCTGGTCCGGCGCCATCGTGCCGGGCGAACTGGACGCTCGAGACGGCACCGCGGCCCTCGGTTTCGTCAATGCCATGAAAGATCTGCCCAAACACACGAACAAGGGAGGCGCGTTGTATGTCTTCGCCCTGCCCTGA
- the cas7e gene encoding type I-E CRISPR-associated protein Cas7/Cse4/CasC gives MSRFIQLHLLTAYPPANLNRDDQGSPKTAKMGGYDRLRVSSQCLKRTWRTSDLFQTAMSDHLGARTKLLGIDVYNQFIAGEVKEKDAREWTKAIAGVFGALKKPEKDKPLAELEIEQLVHVSPAEQQAIEVLTAKLIEEQRAPEKDELNLLRLNEQAVDIALFGRMLASSPAFNIEAACQVAHAISVHPVVIEDDYFTAIDDLNKGLEDMGAAHIGETRFAAGLFYAYICINRELLIKNLGGNTQLAARAIRALTEAAVKVAPEGKQNSFASRAYASYVLAEKGDQQPRSLSVAYLKPINHRDNEDFINDAIKALIQQKESFDAVYDDCADRRYELNVSARQGTMAGLLDFVS, from the coding sequence ATGAGCCGTTTTATCCAATTGCATCTGTTGACCGCTTATCCGCCGGCTAACCTGAACCGCGACGACCAAGGAAGTCCAAAGACCGCGAAAATGGGGGGTTATGACCGCTTGCGGGTTTCTTCGCAATGTCTAAAGAGAACCTGGCGCACATCGGATTTGTTCCAAACGGCCATGAGCGATCATTTAGGAGCACGGACCAAATTGTTGGGCATAGATGTTTACAATCAGTTTATAGCTGGAGAGGTCAAGGAAAAGGATGCCAGGGAATGGACTAAAGCCATTGCCGGCGTGTTCGGTGCGCTAAAAAAACCGGAAAAAGACAAGCCCTTAGCGGAACTGGAGATCGAGCAATTGGTTCATGTCAGCCCGGCGGAACAACAGGCAATTGAAGTGTTGACGGCAAAATTGATTGAAGAACAACGAGCGCCGGAGAAAGATGAACTCAATCTGCTGCGCTTGAACGAACAGGCTGTAGACATTGCCCTGTTCGGCCGCATGCTGGCATCCAGCCCCGCTTTCAACATCGAAGCCGCCTGTCAGGTGGCCCATGCGATCAGCGTGCATCCTGTGGTCATCGAAGATGACTATTTCACCGCCATTGACGATCTGAACAAAGGTTTGGAAGACATGGGAGCGGCTCACATTGGCGAAACCCGTTTTGCCGCCGGCCTGTTCTATGCCTATATCTGCATCAACCGCGAACTGTTGATCAAAAACCTGGGCGGTAATACCCAATTGGCCGCGCGAGCCATTCGCGCCCTGACAGAGGCGGCGGTCAAAGTCGCGCCGGAAGGAAAACAGAACAGCTTCGCCTCCCGCGCCTATGCCTCCTACGTGCTGGCGGAAAAAGGCGACCAGCAGCCGCGCTCGCTGTCGGTTGCCTATCTGAAACCGATCAACCACCGCGATAACGAAGACTTCATCAACGATGCGATCAAGGCGCTAATCCAGCAAAAAGAAAGCTTTGATGCCGTTTACGACGACTGTGCGGACAGACGCTATGAACTGAACGTTTCTGCACGGCAAGGCACGATGGCCGGTTTGCTCGATTTCGTCAGTTAA
- a CDS encoding helix-turn-helix transcriptional regulator, translating to MDRFERIYQLHAILSNRRTPASNRFLQDKLECSESTIKRLVGLMRDHFDAPIIYDRKRNGYCYDTETGAHPYELPGLWFNADELWGLLTCHRLLRDISHGIFGEQIAQLQTRIEKLLALDNSSAERKLESVKILTMASRYKGHDQLFTKIATALFRNQQLRLVYQARSDGQISDRTVSPQHLIYYRDNWYIDAWCHSKNGLRTFALEKIVSATRLDKAARVIDRRQLDEHFTSSYGIFGGPARHLARLKFTPERARWIADEQWHPNQTGRWLEDGSYELCIPFGDHRELLMDILRHGSCVEVVEPEFLRQAVMQEIRAMSEIYKELNHRVTE from the coding sequence ATGGACCGCTTTGAAAGAATCTATCAGCTGCACGCCATTCTGTCCAATCGCCGCACGCCGGCTTCCAACCGTTTCCTGCAGGACAAGCTGGAATGCAGCGAATCCACCATCAAGCGCCTGGTGGGGCTCATGCGGGACCATTTCGACGCCCCTATCATCTACGACCGGAAACGCAACGGCTACTGCTACGATACGGAAACCGGCGCGCACCCCTACGAACTGCCCGGCTTATGGTTTAACGCCGACGAGCTCTGGGGGCTGCTGACCTGCCACAGGCTGCTGCGCGATATATCGCACGGCATTTTCGGCGAACAGATAGCACAGCTGCAAACCCGCATAGAAAAACTGCTGGCGCTGGACAACAGCAGCGCCGAGCGCAAACTGGAAAGCGTTAAAATCCTGACTATGGCTTCCCGCTACAAAGGCCATGACCAGCTGTTTACAAAAATCGCCACGGCCCTGTTCAGAAACCAGCAATTAAGACTGGTTTATCAGGCGCGCAGCGATGGACAGATTTCGGACCGCACTGTCTCCCCGCAACACCTGATTTATTATCGCGACAACTGGTATATCGATGCCTGGTGCCACAGCAAAAACGGATTGCGCACATTCGCTCTGGAGAAAATCGTATCAGCAACTCGGCTGGACAAAGCCGCCAGAGTCATCGACCGCCGGCAACTCGATGAACATTTCACGTCCTCCTACGGCATTTTCGGCGGGCCGGCCAGACACCTCGCCAGACTGAAATTCACCCCCGAACGCGCCCGCTGGATCGCCGACGAACAGTGGCATCCGAACCAGACCGGCCGCTGGCTGGAAGACGGCAGCTACGAACTGTGCATCCCGTTCGGCGACCACCGCGAACTCCTGATGGATATCCTGAGACACGGCAGCTGCGTCGAGGTCGTCGAGCCGGAATTTTTAAGACAGGCTGTTATGCAGGAAATACGGGCAATGTCGGAAATTTATAAAGAATTAAATCACCGTGTCACGGAATGA
- the cas6e gene encoding type I-E CRISPR-associated protein Cas6/Cse3/CasE — translation MYFSRVRIRAGSKSLSTLADILKNDSYGAHRLLWTLFPGHEKRNFLFREEIAREQLGPAPMVRGEPVYYLVSQSEPVAETDSLFSVESKPYRPRLVNGDRFGFDCRVNPVICRQGKKHDVVMDAQLQFLTEQIKNSQLEPALPAKPNKSAYKKMLLTGDCETLNSRLTEMLANDPRYAERLQQVSNLSDKLEWAIKAHIDTVLENWLKVQGERLGFELVTGSDGLRKLQNSAYAWHSLNSKGKKAGFSSVDFTGQLHVTDTEKFEQALFHGIGRSKAFGCGLLMIRRV, via the coding sequence ATGTATTTTTCCCGAGTACGGATACGCGCCGGCAGCAAATCGCTGTCGACTCTGGCCGACATTCTCAAAAACGACAGTTACGGCGCTCACCGGTTGTTATGGACTTTGTTTCCTGGTCATGAGAAACGAAACTTCCTGTTCCGCGAGGAAATCGCCCGCGAACAGCTTGGCCCGGCGCCGATGGTGCGAGGCGAGCCAGTCTATTATCTGGTTTCGCAATCCGAACCTGTTGCCGAGACTGACTCACTATTCAGCGTCGAGAGCAAACCTTATCGGCCTAGGTTGGTGAACGGCGACCGTTTTGGTTTCGATTGCCGGGTCAATCCGGTCATTTGCCGGCAAGGCAAAAAGCATGATGTGGTAATGGATGCCCAGTTACAGTTTTTGACGGAGCAGATCAAAAACAGTCAGCTGGAACCGGCGCTGCCTGCTAAACCGAATAAAAGCGCTTACAAAAAAATGCTGTTGACTGGCGACTGCGAAACACTGAATAGCCGGCTGACTGAAATGTTGGCGAATGATCCGCGTTATGCCGAGCGGTTGCAGCAGGTCTCGAACTTGTCCGACAAACTGGAATGGGCCATCAAAGCTCATATCGACACTGTGCTGGAAAACTGGCTGAAGGTCCAGGGCGAGCGATTGGGGTTCGAACTGGTGACAGGCAGTGACGGGCTGCGCAAACTGCAAAACAGCGCTTATGCCTGGCACAGTTTGAACAGCAAGGGCAAGAAGGCTGGTTTCAGTTCCGTTGACTTTACCGGCCAGTTGCATGTCACCGATACGGAGAAATTCGAGCAGGCGTTGTTCCACGGCATAGGCCGATCGAAGGCTTTCGGCTGCGGTTTGCTCATGATCCGGCGGGTGTGA
- the casA gene encoding type I-E CRISPR-associated protein Cse1/CasA — translation MNLITDRWIPVIRQNGQTDVIAPGQIAEADNPVMEINAPRPDFQGALYQFLIGLLQTSFAPEDENLWLDYWRQMPELKELQSCFDKMAFAFELHSDGPAFLQDFDLPDGEIKAVSALLIEAPGGKTLKDNLDHFIKRDSVNQLCPSCTASALFTLQTNAPSGGVGHRVGLRGGGPLTTLVMPKLMSSTLWQKLWLNILNQEELNSAEQIDAQVMPWLGKTRISDKGQITSPNDVHPLHAYWGMPRRIRLTEVAEEGNCDLCGCHADSLFREYRTKNYGTNYDGAWLHPLTPYRFDPKKVNPPLSLKGQQGGLGYRHWLGLALQDNENGDKAAKTVQFYNEERGRKLSDSGGAALWCFGYDMDNMKARCWYEAQFPVFYLSQQQRENVMVCTGELINAARETVKMLRNEVKAAWFRRPEDAKGDMSQIDAQFWQATEADFYRLLEQLSMLPGDIRMAPSEIYANWFKTLNTKMMQVFEAATLTSAPEDLDLKRIVNARKSLRNKFYNNKNIKALSAKARPEEVA, via the coding sequence ATGAATCTGATTACCGACCGGTGGATACCGGTCATTCGACAAAACGGGCAGACGGATGTTATAGCGCCCGGGCAAATCGCCGAAGCCGACAATCCGGTAATGGAAATCAATGCGCCGAGACCGGATTTTCAGGGCGCTTTGTACCAGTTCCTGATCGGCCTGTTGCAGACCAGTTTTGCACCGGAGGATGAAAATCTGTGGCTGGATTATTGGCGGCAAATGCCTGAGTTGAAAGAATTGCAAAGCTGTTTTGATAAGATGGCTTTTGCCTTCGAATTGCACAGTGATGGGCCGGCGTTTTTGCAGGATTTTGACTTGCCCGATGGCGAAATAAAAGCAGTTTCCGCTTTATTGATCGAAGCACCGGGCGGTAAAACGCTGAAAGATAATCTCGACCACTTCATCAAGCGGGATAGCGTGAATCAGCTTTGTCCAAGTTGTACTGCATCGGCGTTGTTTACCTTACAAACCAATGCACCTTCGGGTGGTGTCGGTCATAGGGTCGGACTACGAGGCGGCGGGCCTTTAACGACTCTCGTCATGCCAAAACTCATGTCCTCGACGTTATGGCAGAAGTTATGGCTGAACATACTCAACCAGGAAGAACTGAACTCAGCTGAGCAAATTGATGCTCAAGTCATGCCTTGGCTGGGTAAAACACGTATTTCCGACAAAGGGCAAATCACTTCACCGAATGATGTTCACCCGTTACACGCTTACTGGGGAATGCCTAGACGTATCCGTTTAACGGAAGTTGCCGAAGAAGGAAATTGTGATTTATGCGGCTGTCATGCTGATTCATTATTTCGGGAATATCGCACGAAAAATTACGGCACTAACTACGACGGTGCCTGGCTGCATCCGCTAACGCCCTATCGTTTTGATCCCAAAAAGGTCAATCCGCCATTGTCGTTAAAAGGTCAGCAGGGTGGTTTGGGTTATCGGCATTGGCTGGGTCTGGCTCTGCAAGATAATGAAAACGGCGACAAAGCCGCTAAAACCGTTCAGTTTTATAACGAGGAGCGTGGTAGAAAGCTATCCGATAGCGGAGGCGCGGCGCTTTGGTGCTTCGGTTACGATATGGATAACATGAAAGCAAGATGCTGGTATGAAGCACAATTTCCGGTTTTTTATCTCTCGCAGCAGCAGCGCGAAAATGTAATGGTTTGTACGGGCGAGTTGATTAACGCAGCTCGGGAAACAGTGAAAATGTTGCGCAACGAAGTCAAGGCTGCCTGGTTTCGCCGCCCGGAGGATGCCAAAGGCGACATGAGCCAGATCGACGCCCAGTTCTGGCAAGCGACGGAAGCCGATTTTTACCGGTTACTGGAACAGCTCTCAATGTTACCCGGCGACATCCGCATGGCACCCAGCGAAATCTATGCAAATTGGTTCAAAACGCTTAATACCAAAATGATGCAGGTCTTTGAGGCAGCAACTTTGACCTCAGCACCGGAAGACCTGGATTTAAAACGCATCGTCAACGCCAGGAAATCGTTACGCAATAAGTTTTACAACAATAAAAACATTAAAGCACTGAGTGCAAAAGCCAGACCGGAGGAGGTTGCCTGA
- the cas5e gene encoding type I-E CRISPR-associated protein Cas5/CasD codes for MDILLFRLYGPMASWGEIAVGESRHTANYPSKSAVLGLIGAALGIERDDEVIQSRLQQGYALAVEVLSAGQLLRDYHTAQVPDSVGKFTYRTRRDELVLGKERIRLGGTILSSREYRSDALALVAVRALADAPFSLGQIREKLLRPVFHLYLGRKSCPLAAPLHPQLLIDQASFLAAFKAYRHQSLLPTGQSSDGQPSERDCYWLGISGERHYFWEGAPEDFSDSLDLTRRQTRIRHDQPLSRKRWQFVPRQEHYFYQAGE; via the coding sequence ATGGATATTCTGCTATTCCGTTTGTATGGGCCGATGGCGAGCTGGGGCGAAATCGCCGTCGGCGAAAGCCGCCATACCGCCAATTATCCGAGCAAATCGGCGGTGCTCGGGCTTATCGGTGCCGCGTTAGGTATAGAGCGTGACGACGAAGTCATACAATCCCGTTTGCAACAGGGCTATGCGCTGGCGGTGGAAGTGTTGAGCGCCGGCCAGTTGCTGCGCGATTACCATACGGCGCAAGTACCGGACTCGGTTGGTAAATTCACTTACCGCACCCGTCGCGACGAGCTGGTTTTGGGCAAGGAGCGCATTCGTTTGGGAGGCACGATTTTATCCAGCCGCGAATACCGCAGCGACGCCCTGGCCCTAGTTGCAGTGCGCGCGCTGGCCGATGCGCCGTTCAGTCTGGGCCAGATCAGGGAAAAATTGCTCAGGCCGGTATTCCATCTCTATCTGGGACGTAAATCCTGCCCGCTGGCCGCGCCGCTGCATCCGCAACTATTGATCGATCAGGCCAGTTTCCTGGCCGCGTTCAAGGCTTATCGCCATCAATCGTTGCTGCCGACGGGCCAATCAAGCGACGGACAACCGTCGGAACGCGATTGCTATTGGCTGGGAATTAGCGGCGAACGGCATTATTTTTGGGAAGGCGCGCCAGAAGATTTCTCCGATAGCCTGGATTTAACGCGCCGGCAGACCCGCATCCGGCATGATCAGCCATTGTCGCGCAAGCGCTGGCAGTTTGTGCCGCGACAGGAACATTATTTTTATCAGGCAGGTGAGTGA
- the cas3 gene encoding CRISPR-associated helicase Cas3', with amino-acid sequence MTQALYYRYWGKARPDKELGPAYHLLPYHCLDVAAVGWQLMSPDKPMADQLAAQLQVEPEWLRSWFAFCLALHDLGKFARAFQAQRQDLSDELVKANPRMTYSERHDSLGFCLWLDVLQDKWADSLSHKDAKALETARLEPWLEIVTGHHGMPPKKSLRVQNFFEAEDEQAAFSFVQEVIKLFLSDFDFQPLSDRVLTKRLKPASWQLAGIAVLADWLGSNQDHFGYCDKSKDLMVYWQEKALIDAGEAIAALPKTPTVSAFETIGSLFPFISQPTPLQRYAITEPLSDQPQLFILEDVTGAGKTEAALILTQRLMAQGLADGLYVALPTMATANAMYRRLRNVYRKFYKADDQPSLVLAHGARELSQEFQDSVALAQQAQPDSDYLAGAIEDDQELSATAYCNAWLADSRKKALLADVGVGTLDQALLAVLPARHQSLRLLGLGRKVLLIDEVHAYDSYMQKLLAALLEAHARQDGSVILLSATLPQSMRETLVTAFHSGLEQQSPSLNNPAAYPLATHTPAETVEQAIDTRTEVKRTVKLQRLGNEDEVIAKIHQAADEGQCVCWIRNTVKAASQSYQDLLNSGMPTDRLSLFHSRFAMMDRQAIENHTLETFGDSSTHALRKSQILIATQVVEQSLDLDFDVVISDLAPIDLLIQRAGRLRRHIRDAQGNRIRESGAEDRRGAPVFYLYSPEPNEAADAGWLKPDHTGTQAVYPHLGQLWLTARLLECGQFTMPTDARALIEGVYSAEAQEQIPEALQDASLDAEGKAMVQKSMAALNILKLNKGYTWNSGDWGEETKIPTRLTEEENVSVALAVFENGRLKPYAGIERYAWAMSTVKLPEREWKKAFQQIPTDLRQKIEDLKTEQKALRWTEVFPLTAETRHYYSAKNGWQTDTGGNA; translated from the coding sequence ATGACGCAAGCGCTGTATTACAGATATTGGGGAAAAGCCAGGCCGGACAAGGAACTCGGGCCGGCTTATCATTTGTTGCCGTATCATTGTCTGGATGTGGCAGCGGTGGGGTGGCAGTTGATGTCTCCCGATAAGCCTATGGCTGATCAATTGGCAGCACAATTGCAGGTCGAGCCGGAATGGCTGCGATCCTGGTTTGCTTTCTGCCTGGCGTTGCACGACCTGGGTAAATTTGCCAGAGCTTTTCAAGCCCAAAGGCAGGATTTATCGGATGAACTGGTGAAAGCCAACCCAAGAATGACATATTCGGAGCGGCACGACTCTTTAGGTTTTTGCCTTTGGCTTGATGTGCTGCAGGATAAATGGGCAGATTCGTTGTCGCATAAAGATGCGAAAGCGTTAGAAACCGCACGCTTGGAGCCGTGGCTGGAAATCGTCACCGGCCATCATGGCATGCCGCCCAAAAAGTCATTACGAGTGCAGAACTTTTTTGAAGCAGAAGACGAGCAAGCGGCGTTCAGCTTCGTACAAGAAGTTATAAAGCTATTCTTGAGCGATTTTGACTTTCAGCCTTTATCCGACAGAGTCTTGACCAAACGGTTAAAACCGGCTTCATGGCAACTGGCCGGCATTGCTGTGTTGGCAGACTGGCTGGGTTCGAATCAGGATCACTTTGGCTATTGCGACAAATCTAAAGACTTGATGGTCTATTGGCAGGAAAAAGCCTTGATAGATGCTGGCGAAGCTATCGCCGCTTTGCCGAAAACGCCGACAGTCAGTGCATTTGAAACTATCGGCTCGCTGTTTCCATTCATTAGCCAGCCCACGCCATTACAACGGTATGCGATCACAGAACCGCTGAGCGACCAGCCGCAGTTATTCATTCTCGAAGATGTGACCGGCGCCGGCAAAACCGAAGCGGCCTTGATCTTGACTCAGCGCCTGATGGCGCAGGGTTTGGCAGATGGCTTATATGTCGCCTTGCCGACCATGGCGACAGCCAATGCCATGTATCGACGATTGCGCAATGTCTACCGCAAGTTTTACAAGGCAGACGACCAACCATCATTAGTATTGGCGCATGGCGCGCGCGAGCTATCGCAGGAATTTCAGGACTCGGTGGCTCTCGCTCAACAAGCGCAGCCGGACAGCGACTACTTGGCCGGCGCCATCGAAGACGACCAGGAACTGAGCGCAACCGCTTACTGCAATGCCTGGCTGGCGGACAGCCGCAAAAAAGCGTTGCTGGCTGATGTCGGCGTCGGCACGCTCGATCAAGCTTTGCTGGCGGTATTGCCGGCGCGGCACCAGTCTTTGCGGTTGCTGGGCCTGGGGCGCAAAGTTTTGCTGATCGACGAAGTTCATGCTTACGACAGTTATATGCAAAAACTGCTGGCGGCATTGCTGGAAGCGCATGCCAGACAGGATGGCAGTGTGATTTTGTTGTCGGCGACCCTGCCGCAAAGCATGCGCGAAACCTTGGTCACGGCATTTCACAGTGGACTTGAGCAGCAGTCGCCAAGTCTGAACAATCCGGCAGCCTATCCGCTGGCGACGCATACGCCGGCGGAAACCGTCGAGCAGGCTATCGATACGCGCACAGAAGTCAAACGGACCGTCAAACTTCAGCGCCTGGGCAATGAGGATGAAGTCATCGCCAAAATTCATCAGGCCGCCGATGAAGGGCAGTGCGTTTGCTGGATACGCAATACCGTCAAAGCCGCCAGTCAGTCTTATCAGGACTTATTAAACAGCGGCATGCCTACTGATCGTTTGAGCCTGTTCCACAGCCGTTTTGCGATGATGGATCGGCAGGCCATAGAAAACCACACTCTGGAAACATTCGGCGACAGCTCGACCCATGCGCTCAGAAAAAGCCAGATTCTGATTGCCACTCAAGTGGTCGAACAATCGCTGGATCTGGATTTTGATGTCGTGATCAGCGATCTGGCGCCGATTGATCTGCTGATCCAGCGCGCCGGCCGCTTGCGGCGGCATATTCGCGATGCGCAAGGCAATCGCATCAGAGAAAGCGGCGCCGAAGATCGCCGCGGTGCGCCGGTTTTTTATCTGTACTCGCCGGAGCCTAATGAAGCGGCCGATGCCGGTTGGCTAAAGCCGGATCATACCGGTACTCAGGCGGTGTATCCGCATCTCGGCCAACTCTGGCTGACGGCGCGTTTACTGGAATGCGGACAGTTCACGATGCCGACCGATGCCCGGGCATTGATCGAAGGCGTCTACTCAGCGGAAGCACAGGAGCAAATACCTGAGGCGCTGCAAGACGCTTCGCTGGATGCCGAGGGCAAAGCCATGGTGCAAAAAAGCATGGCCGCTCTTAACATACTCAAGCTCAACAAAGGGTATACTTGGAACAGCGGCGACTGGGGTGAGGAAACCAAAATTCCTACGCGCCTCACCGAAGAGGAAAACGTCTCGGTTGCGCTGGCTGTTTTCGAAAACGGCAGACTGAAGCCCTATGCCGGCATAGAGCGCTATGCCTGGGCCATGAGTACGGTCAAGCTGCCGGAGCGCGAATGGAAGAAGGCTTTCCAGCAAATACCGACGGACCTCAGACAAAAAATAGAAGACTTAAAAACAGAACAAAAAGCGCTGCGCTGGACTGAAGTTTTTCCGTTAACTGCGGAAACCCGACATTACTACAGCGCCAAAAACGGTTGGCAGACCGACACAGGGGGGAATGCATGA